In the genome of Chryseobacterium sp. 52, the window GGCGTTACTTTTTTGTATTCGCCCAGGCCTAACCAGTTTCTGTCTGTAAATGCTTTTTCAACTCTTTCTGCCGTCCCTTTATAGTCTTCTGTATATTCTGAAAGTTTAGTTTTAATATCCAGGCTGTGGAAGAATTCTTCCATTTTTTTGATTCCCTGTTCTGCTTTTTCTTCCAGTGTTCCGTCTTTGATTCCCCAAACTCTTTCAGCATACTGAGCCAGTTTTCCTTTCTTTGTTTCAAAATGATAACGGTAGTGGGAAGGTGCAATCACGGCTAAAGTTCTTGCATGGTCAATTCCGAAATAAGCAGTAAGCTCATGACCCATTGCGTGTACGGCCCAGTCTGTAATTACTCCTTTTTGGATCAGTCCGTTCAGAGCCATCGTACAGCACCACATAAAGTTTCCGGCAGCATCGTAATTAAAATCATCAGTCAGTACCTTTGGAGCTGTTTCCTGAAGGCTGATCAAAATGCTTTCTGCAATTCTTTCCTGAAGATCTGCGGAAGAAGGTGCCGTCATATACTGCTCCAAAACGTGAGTATAGGCATCTGTAATTCCGTTAACGATCTGGTTTTTAGGAATTGTTCTGATTACCTCAGGATCTAATACTGAAAACTGAGGGAAAAGACCAGGTCCGCCGGAAGATAATTTTTCATTGGTTTCTCTTCTTGAGATCACATAACCGGAATTCATTTCAGAACCTGTTGCCGGCAGTGTCAGAATACTTCCGAAAGGCATTCCTTCGCCTTCAAAAGTTCTCACGGAGTTTCTAAGGATATCCCAAGGCTCACCGTCATAATTGGCTGCAGCTGAAAGGAATTTAGTCCCATCAATCACAGATCCTCCACCTACAGCAAGCAGGTAATTGATATTTTTTTCTTTAATAACATCTAAGGCTTTGATCAGGACTTCATATTCAGGATTCGCAGGAACACCTCCGAACTCATAGAGATCATGATCTTTCAGAGCTTCCTTTACCTGATCGTAAACACCATTATTTTTGATGCTTCCGCCTCCATAAATCATCAGTATTTTGGCATCTTTTGGAACTTCACGGGAGATTTTAGCGATCTCACCTTTTCCAAAAAGTATTTTTGTCGGATTTTTAAATTCGAAATTAAGCATTGTTCTAAATTTATTTGATTCAAATTTACGCAAAGCAATATGAAAACTGAGTTAAGGAAATTTTAAAATTACTATCACAGTGTTTTATAATAACGATTTAAATGGTAACCAAAGTTCGGGATGGGGATTCAGCAAGTTTGAAGCTTATATTAAGAGCCAGGAACCAAGATGTCAGACTCAAGACTTTGAATTTTGTAAGAGATTAATGGTGAGTTTTTATAAAAAGACATGAGATTTCACATACTAGACCCAAGATCCAAGACTTTGAAATTTTGTAGAATGTCAGGGTAAATTTTGTTTGCAAGTGAATGGTAGACATCAGATATTATATGCTGAATAGATAAACTCTACGACTATAAACCAGCAACCCAATTCTACGCTCCTATATTCCCAACCTCTTAAAACAACTCATATCCCGTAGCTTCCAATCTTCTAACTGTTCTCAGAAAGATAGTGTTTAGCATCCCGGATAAATTTTTCTTTATCCTTTTTTATAGTGTCAACCAATTTTTTTCTTTCATCCGGAATGCTCAGATATTTTTCTCCCCAGAGATTGATTTCAACAATTAGCGGAATGAGGTCTATACCTTTTTCTGTAAGATGATACAGGATCTTTAATTTACTGTCCGGGTGATCTTTTTTAGCAATAATTCCGGTTTCCGACAAATGCTGCAACCTTGAAGCGAGGATATTGGTAGCGATCTTTTCATCTGCTTTGAGAAACTCTCCGTAAGTACATTGTTTTTTCAGCATCAGGTCGCGGATAATCAGCAGTGACCATTTATCACCCCAGATCTCCAGGGAAGAACTGATAGGACAGTCTGATCTTTTTTTACTCATAGCTATACATTTCAAAATAATACTTGCAAAATGAAAGTATTTGTTTTAATTTTACTTTTGTTTTGCAAGTAAATTTATACATAAAAATTAAATAAATCAAATGGAAAATTTTGATGTTGCCGTGATCGGATCCGGACCCGGCGGATATGTTGCCGCCATTAGAAGTGCACAGCTTGGATATAAAACCGTGATCATCGAAAAGTATGATACATTGGGAGGAACCTGTACCAATGTAGGATGTATTCCTACCAAGGCTTTATTAGACAGTTCTCATCATTATGCAGAAGCTTTTCATCAGT includes:
- a CDS encoding winged helix-turn-helix transcriptional regulator, which produces MSKKRSDCPISSSLEIWGDKWSLLIIRDLMLKKQCTYGEFLKADEKIATNILASRLQHLSETGIIAKKDHPDSKLKILYHLTEKGIDLIPLIVEINLWGEKYLSIPDERKKLVDTIKKDKEKFIRDAKHYLSENS
- a CDS encoding iron-containing alcohol dehydrogenase; translation: MLNFEFKNPTKILFGKGEIAKISREVPKDAKILMIYGGGSIKNNGVYDQVKEALKDHDLYEFGGVPANPEYEVLIKALDVIKEKNINYLLAVGGGSVIDGTKFLSAAANYDGEPWDILRNSVRTFEGEGMPFGSILTLPATGSEMNSGYVISRRETNEKLSSGGPGLFPQFSVLDPEVIRTIPKNQIVNGITDAYTHVLEQYMTAPSSADLQERIAESILISLQETAPKVLTDDFNYDAAGNFMWCCTMALNGLIQKGVITDWAVHAMGHELTAYFGIDHARTLAVIAPSHYRYHFETKKGKLAQYAERVWGIKDGTLEEKAEQGIKKMEEFFHSLDIKTKLSEYTEDYKGTAERVEKAFTDRNWLGLGEYKKVTPQDAFKIVEMSY